AAAGATAAATTAACGTCTCTCAATGTGCGGCACCAATGTTGCAAGATTATTTTCAAGTTTAAGATAAGAATCAAGCAGCTTCTCTGAACACAAATGCTCCttgtaaaataaataataaatattttttttttcaagttgaGAACAATAATTATCTTCATCGAGCAAATAATGATTTTAGTTTTTAGTTAGTTACTGGGGCTAATAATACTAGATCAAATAATATTATTTCATCGCAAATTTGAttgcaaaaatataatatttgttATTATGATGGTGATAAACAATGATATTTGATAGAATCCACTGCCTaggaataatttaaaattagtattattgttaTAATGAGAATCGcagctgcttttttttttttggctttttccTTACTCAGCTTCCCAGTTGTTCAATTCGGTTGCATGACACGAACAAATAATAATGTTAGCATTTGATCGTGTATATGATTATGAAATGTTTGCTCAAAAGGATATGTTCGTAAGATGAAGAAGTGTCTTTTAAGTGATACAACAACTgaaatataagaatataaattcaTCACATGAAGAACAAATTAAATAACAAGCATTACCATGAGATAATGGTGGTGCTAATTTGAATGATAATTAATAATAAAGCGAGCCTAAGAAAACACTACGTCAATGGCCGCTACAACGGTCATTAACGTTAAACTGAGGCTTGTGGAGGAAGTGGGGAGGTATTCCAATCTAATCTGTAACTGGGTCCACAGGGCAGCTTAAGGCCAGTCCCTGTAATAAAACAACGCGACCACAATGGGGGGGGGAAAGGAGAGAATAgaaaaggggaggaggagggtgcGAGGATTGCTTGCTCTCCAATTCAAAAATGGGGTGAATTCTTGGGAAGATTTGGACGAAAATCTGGTCGGATCTTGCTTTCCATGCGGTGGCATTTTGGTGGGCTGGCTTATATCTCCTCTCTCATTTCCTTCCTCCCCTCCCCCCCCACAGAGAATCCAATCATCAGAAAGTAAAAGAGAACCAAACCAACACCAACCCAACCCATCCCAACCTCCACCTCCTCTCCTTCTACCCTTTCTCCATCTCCCAAGCTCCTATGATCATTCCTTTATTGCTGCTGTGGTGGTGGAAGGAaatcaacaacaacaacaacaacaacaagaagtagaagaagaaggtaTGACAGTGGAGGCAGAAGCACCGTTCCATGTTCTGGCTGTGGATGACAGCCTCATTGACAGGAAGCTCATTGAGAGGCTCCTCAAGACATCCTCCTACCAAGGTACTCCCATTGGTGGTGGTGCAACAAaaatgaaaggaaaaagaaagaaagaaagaaaagaaatcgttccatcttttattttcttagtAATTTTCCCATGTTTTTGGTGTCTCAGTTACCACAGTGGAGTCTGGGAGCAAGGCTCTGGAATTGTTGGGATTCAGGGAGGACCAGTCCAGCACACCTTCTGTCTCGCCAAACCAGCATGTATTTTATCTCATCCTAATTTGCTGCATggtgttgtttttcttttgttttgaaatagtAATTTGGATGATTGATATTTTTGATGGGTTTTTATTTCAGGAGATTGAGGTGAATTTGGTTATCACAGATTACTGTATGCCAGGAATGACAGGGTATGATCTGCTGAAGAAGATTAAGGTAAGTTTGATTgctgcttttattttttaacattCTTGGTTGCTGGCTGcttttttgttttcattgttgTTGGTTTTATTGGCATTATTTTGGCTGATGGTTGGttgctttcttttattttgtttcaaGAGATTTATTATGTTGTGGTTTTATTGTTGACCCAGGGGTCCTCTTCTCTTAAAGATATCCCAGTTGTGATCATGTCATCTGAGAATGTGCCTTCCAGGATCAGCAGGTGAGGCCAATAATCTAGAAACAAAAACagactctgtttttttttcccaaaaaaagaTGATTTCATAGAGATTTGTTTTCAATATAATGCAATTCTTTTGCAGATatataaatgatttttttttgttgtaatgATGATACAATTTacagataaaaaaaagaatcagaTGAGATTAAAAGAAATATAGATTGTTGTATGATTCTTTTCTCCAGTTTTTTTTGATGTTCCATTTTTTTGGTTTGGAGCTTTGTAGAGATGGATCTTGCACCAACTTGGGGGTCTATTATCATAAATATGGTGTGATAGGACCATATGAAATTCTCAAAAAGTTGATAGAAGTTAATGCTTGATGTGTACTGCAAGAAATACATGAAATTTTTCTGTCTTTTATATCTGCAGTAAAATTTTAACTGAtctccaactttcaaaagatcttTGATATGTTCCATTAACAAGAAAAAAGTTGAGAAGAGAGGTgaaaaaagctagatggttttGGTGCAAATTTAGCTGGGATAGGAGGCTAAGGAGATGAATGAAATATGGGGGGATGGATTTCTGTCCAAAGGGGTCCCTTTTTTTGGGTGtcaatggatgaaggaattATATTTCTGACCTGATAGGACCACTTGGTGCAAAATTCCCCAAGCTTCAAGCTATTCTCTACTTTATTTATGGGTACCACAACAAATGGATGGGAtcctctatttatttttaatttcagcTCATTTCATTCTCTGAAAGGAAACAGAAGGAAAGCAAATAATGGTTCTCAGTTAAAATCAAACCTATCCTGCTTCACTGCTGCCAATTAATACAGTAGACAGTATAGTAGATTTATCCAAAATGCCTCGAAGTTCTGTTTTCATAAAGTTGTTCTGGGGGTGAAAAGTTGCCTTGGGTTCCAACTTTTCTCTAGTCAAATCTGGGAAAGAATCATTGGAAAAAGCAGCACCTTCTGCCAAAGTAGTCAAACATCCCAAAATCTTTTCCTTGTTCTTGTTGGATTTTGTTTGATGTGCTGACCCGATGTGATCACAGAAGAGGGGTAGAAAGCCCCCGCATGAGATGAGATTTCTCTTGTTCCTCCTAAGATGGGATTGCCTTGATGTGTACTGATAACaggtgcttggaaggaggagcGGAGGAGTTCTTTCTCAAGCCAGTACAACTCTCAGACTTGAAAAGGCTTAGACCCCATATACTGAAAGGGAAATCCAATTGCAAAGGGCAAAAACAGCAGCAGCCGCAGCCGGAGAACAACAACAATAATgggagcagcagcagcagcagcagcagcagtaatAATTGCAGCAACAACCAAAGCAACAAAAGAAAGGCCATGGATGCCATGGACGAGGGGCTTTCACCTGGGAGGACAAGACCAAGATTCTCCAGTGACAGTCTGACAGTTGTGTGATCTTATGAAATCTAATTGTTGCTTCACCTAGAATGATAACTCTCCAAAGTTCtcaattttttgtttctttcatcATGTggccctttctttcttcttttttttttggattgggaAGTCTTTAATCATAACACCTATTCCTCTCCAATTTTGCTGTGGTTAGAAGTGTATCCAAATGTAAATAATGGAGAAGGCAAGATGGATGGATGGTTGTGCATGGTTAGGCTGGAATTTTTGAGCTGTTAGGTGCTTCAGTTCTTCTGTTTTGTATAGCTATTTTGATACTTCTCATTAGAAACTATACTCAGTTCTTTCTAGAAGAAAGAAGGGTATCTTGGATCCCTGGCCCAAAATTTTCGCACACTTACCAATTTTCTCACTCTAATTCTTGTGTCAAAGGCTTTTGAGAATGCTCAACGCTCTTGTCCACAGCCTCTCTTTTCCTGGAACCAACACACAGGTGTCAAAAGGTAACTAGTTTTCAGCTAGTTTTAACCTTTTCATCTTTGGAACACAGGAGTAAAGTTGAGAGGAAAAGCAGAAAGAGATGGGAGCATCAATAAAGCCGGTTGTCAGAGCGGCTTGACTCTTTGAGAATCTGAACGCACCAGTGTTTGAAGCTTTTCAGTGACTTGTAAGGCTTCTTATGATGGGACCATGGGACTTTcatcataaaaaaagaaataaaacacTAAAGTGAAAATTCTTCCCTTGTAAGTGcggaaatttatttatatacctGGTTTAGGATTACGTTCCTACGCAACTTTTCTCATACTCCATTCTGCTTTGCCAGGGGATTAAATTCCTATATTTTTTTAGATCAGCCTTTGTACCTTTAGTATGCTACAAAGTAAGAGTAGGGTTGGCCATGCTTAACCTTTTTATCtgtttaatttattttcaattataaATCTAGTCAGAATTTTTGATTCGTTTTATAAATAAGTTAAGTTTGAGTTGATagatttttgatttatcatgtatctAATTCGATCTGTATCTATCAGACCCGATCCAATTgtcacttctaattaagattAGCTCTCCTTTAATTGGATCCCAAGATCTATTCATTTTGTCTTAATCCTTGTCCTCTATGCTATTTTATTCCATCCATTTGATTTGTTCTGCATATCATATCCCACACATACACACTTTCTCTGTGGCAACTCAACCTTGTGCTACAACAGTTTGGAGGATCAAAACATATTCTACATAAATATGGTAGCCTGtgtaaagaaagcaaaaaaaaacaaactctaCCTCATGAAAtatagttttatttttatgctACTAGATAATATCAACCTATCTACTTCCAGGGGTGCAAGTGTTTTGGAGTAGATAGATTCCCAAAGTTGGGACCCATGGGTCTGAGAATTGTCTGTTTCAACATGACTCAGATAATCCAAAACTGCATAGTTTGACAGTTTACTTATGCTTGctaattaagatttttttttcttttttcactcTTTGGGTCTAGTAGCCATCCAATGAAGAAAAAGTGCCATCTTACCAAGATAAAGATGATTTAGAGGAAACACTTTGGCCCTTACATTATTCTGCCTTGTGAGCTATATCCAAATTCCAATATACTTGATCAAGTAGGGTCTGCTGAAGTTTGAGAACTTGTGGTAACTCTCAACCTAATATTGACATTCTGTAAACTGGTGTCAGCCTTTAGCTTTCTAAAGAGGGCAGCTTATGATAGGTGTTCCCCTCAAATTTGAAATAAAAGAAATGATGAAGGGAGAGTAATGAAATATTTGATAGCAATCAAGTTCTTTGATTGGttaaatgtatttttttttacattataCCAGCAAATGAGGTATAAATAGGGTTCATGTCAGGAcccgtgcggacgtgtgtttagtcctacatcagttATTTGTTGGGTAGATTTTgtgtatttatacaggatcaagaaacctaaataataccttctggctagccattttggaagaactcctgggttgttacaaatggtatcagagcggatccgacccataacctatgggactagggaacactgcagtacggatccattagggctgaccacgggccaatcgtggtgtttgtgattagatttgaatagatttgaacccttagcctgacaaggatgtcagggcttgaacggagggagtatgtgaagacccgtgcgggcgtatgtttagtcctacatcggttattcactgggtagattttggatacttatacaggatcaagaaacacaaataataccttccggctagccattttgggtgaggtcctgggttgttacggTTCATGTTCTTCATGTTATATATAGCTCATCGGCATGATGATTGGGCTCACTTCTATATAAGCTTGCCAACGAGCCCCAAGGTAATTTTTATGAAGCTTGCCTCAATGCCTAAACTAAAGCTAAGGTGAGACTGAAGCAAGTCTTTATGAACCATTGGAAACATGCACCAAAGCAAGGTTCTAGAATAAAAAGTATGAGCCCATATTTTCACCTACACTCCTTATATTGTATGGTATAGCATCTAAAGCCAATGCAGAGGTGAAAATCGGATTGAAGAGAGGGTTGGGAGTGCTTTCTTTTGGATGGAGTTGATTAAAGAGGAAACTAAGGAGTCTGGCACCTTTTGATGAAGTCTCTAAGGTACTTCCGGGGAGTTAGAAAAGCACAAGACAAATGGAGTATACTGTTTATGTCCTTTCACTGCGTGAGTTGCACTGTTTTTGGGAAAGCATGGCCTGAAACCTACATAattcttccaaaattcaaaaagatCTGGAAAACTATTTTTGCATCTATATAAACTGGGAACAACTTTTCTTGGGTGGAGGTAGGGGGCTCAATAAAATGACTAATGTAAGCGGCATTATTTGATATAAAATAAGGCAGAAAAACTGCCGCCCAAAATTTTATTaagataaattttaaaaattatataacaaCCTGCATcatccataatattttttttattaatatgattTTATatcaatctatattattttttttttgttaacatgatcttgttagaataattttaaaaatcagATAACAACTTATATTGCCtatactattttttttgttagtgtGGTTTTATATCagcatatattatttttttatatgaagTCTATACGCGAGTATATATAACCTATGAAATGTACCgaatatgataaaataaaaaaataaaaaaactttttttctctctttttttattttttttttcttctataaacATTTCAACAATACAATTCAACAGAACTATGTTTCACCGGTAAACAACAGGACAGAGAAACATTAGCACCTATGAATCTCTCTCACTTGAAACAGGGGCGCAGTTGAACCGACAAAGAATCAATAGCGTCCAAAGTCTAGCGAGATGGAGAGGTTCTTGATTTGTTCCAAACTTTGCCAAATTTCAGAAGTAGCTTATGATTCATAGCAGTGGAGGAGATTGGAGAATAGTTGTTGCGAAAAATTCTAGTGTTACACTCCTTCTAACAGGCCCACGCCATGGCTGCAAAGAGCAAAAGAAGTGCGGGCTTCGGAACTGGACAATATATGGCAGGAAAGCCTTGTGttccctcctcatgtggcctccacatgggcactgggtgcctcacgtgccccgcgcaGGCGGAGATGTGACAATTTGGAATCAGAGCAGAGGACGGCTCTAGTCTGAGGATGGGTGAATGAAAGATCCCACATCGACTagactcgtttcagagcctgTGCATATGAAGCGAATGCCTCCAAATTCTGCGGATGCATTTTGAGTGGAAAATAAAACCGGGATGAGTCTGAGTGGCACGTGCGACGTGCGTGCAGATCCCAGAATCGGACAATATCTAACAAGAGAGTCCCACGATCCCTCCTTATATAGCCCCCATATGGGCACCAG
Above is a genomic segment from Phoenix dactylifera cultivar Barhee BC4 unplaced genomic scaffold, palm_55x_up_171113_PBpolish2nd_filt_p 000026F, whole genome shotgun sequence containing:
- the LOC103713843 gene encoding two-component response regulator ORR9-like isoform X1 — its product is MGGGKERIEKGRRRVRGLLALQFKNGVNSWEDLDENLVGSCFPCGGILVGWLISPLSFPSSPPPPQRIQSSESKREPNQHQPNPSQPPPPLLLPFLHLPSSYDHSFIAAVVVEGNQQQQQQQQEVEEEGMTVEAEAPFHVLAVDDSLIDRKLIERLLKTSSYQVTTVESGSKALELLGFREDQSSTPSVSPNQHVFYLILICCMVLFFFCFEIVIWMIDIFDGFLFQEIEVNLVITDYCMPGMTGYDLLKKIKGSSSLKDIPVVIMSSENVPSRISRCLEGGAEEFFLKPVQLSDLKRLRPHILKGKSNCKGQKQQQPQPENNNNNGSSSSSSSSSNNCSNNQSNKRKAMDAMDEGLSPGRTRPRFSSDSLTVV
- the LOC103713843 gene encoding two-component response regulator ORR9-like isoform X2; its protein translation is MGGGKERIEKGRRRVRGLLALQFKNGVNSWEDLDENLVGSCFPCGGILVGWLISPLSFPSSPPPPQRIQSSESKREPNQHQPNPSQPPPPLLLPFLHLPSSYDHSFIAAVVVEGNQQQQQQQQEVEEEGMTVEAEAPFHVLAVDDSLIDRKLIERLLKTSSYQVTTVESGSKALELLGFREDQSSTPSVSPNQHEIEVNLVITDYCMPGMTGYDLLKKIKGSSSLKDIPVVIMSSENVPSRISRCLEGGAEEFFLKPVQLSDLKRLRPHILKGKSNCKGQKQQQPQPENNNNNGSSSSSSSSSNNCSNNQSNKRKAMDAMDEGLSPGRTRPRFSSDSLTVV